The segment ATcttacagctgcagcaattaggCCTAACTCAGCTGGCCACAAATTCTCTCTTATGGAGCAACCTACAGGAAAACTATCCTCTTAGACATAGTGAGGCCACCTCTCTGCTGCCATAGGATGAATCGGTGCAGGTCAGCTCTCACCTTCAGCaacattcattttcatagaatcatagaatggtttggttggaaaaaacctttcagaTCTTCaatccaaccatacctgtctagGACTGCATTCCCAGGACCACTTATCAGtcaacttctgctagctggctccttcctTCTCAACTTCCAAgctcttcaaggcaaacaacacCAAGCTCTAAGGAacactcccagccccccttgtctgctttccctctgccctctttcagctcaaaactgttgccctcgtcctatccctgcactccctgagcaagagcccctcccaggtattcctggagcccctttgcatactggaagctgctaaggcctctttctccaggctctggatTTCCCAGGCCCTTGTTGCAGCACCTTGTTGCAGCAAAGCACACTTCTCTTCTGGCTTCTGAATTTCAGCCTGGCTTCTTGCACAGACCCCACTTCACTCCACCCtccctctgtccttctccacccctacagggccggggggggggggattggaactggggGATGGGGTTAATCAAGCTgatgctccccatccctgtcgCTGCTGTCCATGGCCCTTCCTCGGGAAGAGCGGAGCtggattttagttttgaaaccaatcttgcttaaaaaaaaaaaacaaaaaaaaaaccaaaaagaaaataataaaacaataacaagaTGTTGAAGGTTTTTTATTGATCCAAAACGACTAAAATCAGAAAGTCGCTTTTCTCCCAGCATCTGTTGCTGCCCGTGCTGCCCAGCTGTTGGGTGCTGGGTTACGGCCGGAGGTTCTCTGGTGTCCAGGAGAGGTGTCTGTGAGAAGGTGCTGGCTCATCCTCTGTTGAGGTGGCAGAACCTGGGGGCGAGGGGCAGGGCTgagcacccctgcagccccagggcagctctgccagcccaggacAGGGCCCCTACCCGGCAGCAGACACCCAGACATGGGGTCCTGCCCCCACCCCGATGCAGGGGTGCTGGtgtccaggaccccccccactGCGctgtccccttcccacccaCAGGGGCCCTGTGCCAGTCTGCTCCAGCTGTACCTTCCTTGCCCGCCAGAGCAGGCTACCGTCTCTTCCGCCAGCCTCGGGAGACACAGCCGTCCTTGCCCACTCTTGCTGTCACCTcctgctgggaaggagagggcGGGCTGGCTCAGACACGGAGCTGAATCCAGCAACCCTCCCACCGCCAGCTCTCCTTGGGGGAACTGAGGCATGGACCCCTCGGCGGGCTCAGTGTtccctctcagcctctctcgTCCCTGCCGTGTCCCTACCTTCACCATTCTTACCTGGCTCGGCGGCAGGGTGCTGGGTGGCTTGGGCTGGAGGAACGGGTATTGCTGCAGTGGGTAGGTGGTAATGTGCAGGCCTCCGCTGCTCCGTGCCTTGCTGAGGAACCTGCACTCAGCTGATGGCTCCCTGTGGGACGGGGGTGCTCAGCGCTCGGCATAGCGTGTGCGCCCTGTGCCAGGCGGAGGGCACAGGGGCACTCACTGCTGGGATCAagccctcccagctcccccaatCCCACTGGATCTGCTCTCTCCCCAAGGTGCCAGTGAACTGGCTGTGCCTGTGGTCAGTCCCTGCACCCCGTGCGAGGGACAccaggaggcaggagctgggctgccccagctgcagggctgcatttCGGGTAGGCGTTTCACAGGAGGCACCTGATGCCGCCCCTAGCCTGAAGTCAGGCTGAGACCAGACACAACTCATCATGCGCAGCTCAAACGCCCTTGAGACGGGGacctgggcagggcagggcagcttTGGGGGGAGCTGTAAAACCCCGCAGAGCTGGGGCAAGCACAGCCGACCCCCTGCGACATCTCCTCCCCAAGCCCTCTACCCTGCCCTCAGGAAGAGCTCCCCCTTGCCAGGACTCGGGATTGGTGGTGGAGCTTGCAGTGAGGCGGGTGGGCAACGCCGGCAGCAATGGGAGGGTCACCCTTTTCCTGGGGATGGCAGAGGCTGCGTGTGGGTGACTGGGACAATCGACCCACCCTGGCTCAGGGCAGCACCCCAGAGCCTTGGGCTTGTACCCAATGGCAGCCCCCTGTGCCCCTGCTGCCAGACAGGGCGGTCCAGGGGGCTTTGCAGGGCGCTTGGCAGGGCTGGACACCCAAGCCCCCGTGTCCCACACAGCGGGGCAGTGCCAGCACCCATCACCCTCATCCCACCCACGGTGCCGGGTGTTACTCACGGTCCGGGTGCCGTCACAGCGAGGGGTTGGTCACAGGACAGGTAGGGGGAATGGGCCTGCGGGTacctggggaggggagagaaaggctGGGTGAGCTCCAGGGGGGACACGGCtcacaggcagcagcaaggaGCCGGGCACTGCCCTGTAGGGAGTTACCACATTTGCTGGGGGGCCACCGGGCGTTCAGCCCGATTTGTCTGCCACCAGCCTAACACGGTCTGTCTGCTTCCAGAACCGAGGGGTGTGGAGTAGGGAGAGCAGTTGTTTGTGGGCTGGGAACCAGCTCAACCTCGTATTAGGCACCAGGGAATCCACAGAGGGGAGTATCCAAACCCCACCAGAAGCACAGGAACTGCTCCTACGGACACCCACACCACTGCAGTCCCATGGGATCTGGGCGTGCTGGCAAGGCCAAAGGAAGCGATTATAGTAGACCTTACTGGGACGGGATGCTCCCAGCCTGGGAGCCAGCGCTGAGCCTGGGGGATGCAGCGTTCCCATGGGTTTAGTATAGGCTTTGTCACCACTGCCTGAGGACCAGCACATGCTTGCTTTTGCCCTGCCACCCAACTCCGAAACCCggcagctgcccagggctggcagggacaTGGAGTGAAGGGCACAGGCACCCACACCTGCCATCCCAAGTGGCCCTCACAGCGCTTGCCTCAGCACTAATTACACCCCTGGGCCTTGCCAGGAGGGCAGGTCACAAGCCAGGTCCGCAGGGCACTGCGTGTCACAGCCCTGCCCGGGAGGACAAGCCACCAGCCCTGACCCTCAACCCAGAAAAGCCTTTGTACCCACACCCCAGTATCCCCTCCTTGTGCCTTCTCTGGCatggggaagctgctgctggctcctggtgggaggagaagacccagctgcttcctctccatccccactgTTTGCTGGCTAAATCGCTCCCGTGCCAGGGTACCATGCTGGCCGCGATGGCCACAGGGCATAAACAGGGCATAAACAGGTGGCTCTCCCCAAAGCCACCCCTGTGCCCATCACACTCACTTCATCCCAGCTGCTCCATCGgctgtccctgtctgtggcacGATGTCCTTGAGCTGCTTCAGGGTGTTGTTACAGTGCTCCAGTTGGCTCTGGACAGGCGCCAGCTCCGGGCGATCCAGCTGTGGACAGGTGGACCACCTCAGCGTGCTGCCCCGGCGTGGGACGTGGTGGTCCCCGGGAGAGAGCCGGGAGGGGAGACCCTCGGACGGAGGCTGCCTTAGTCTGCCCGGCCCAAAAGTGCCTGCGTTTGGCAGCGGGGACGAATCAGCCCTCACCTTGGAGtccatcacctccctgagctgctgctgcacctgctGCAAGCCCTGCTCCTGGGCCATCCCCTGGCTCTGGATCTTCTTTCTTATCTCCATCAGCTGCTCCATACTGGCCTCAAACTGGCTTCGGCTGACTTGGCTGCCCGCGGTGGATTTGGTTGCTTTCTGGCaacagggagaggcaggagagaggtGAGGAAGGTTTGATGGGAGACGGGCAGGGCCCGCCGGTGTCGGAAGGAGAAGTGGCGATATGGCCCCCCTTGCCCCATCAGCCCTGTGGGCTTGGTCCCTGCAGGGAGACACCGAGGCCTGGTGAGGGGCCCACAGTTGGTCTGGaaatcctccctccctctgtccGGTGACTTGGCCAGCGGCCACGGGCTGTCGGTGCCAGCAGGACATTTCGCCCaaggctttcttttccttccatgcTGCTGGCTTGTAGAAGCCAAGCACGGGAGCAGCGAGGGACTCCTCCACATCTCAGCAAAGCACAGCCAGTCGTGGTGGGGTCCCAGCAGCCCCTCCCAAGGTCCCCACGCCACCACCTCCCTACCTGGCTCTTCTCATGCTGCTGCCTCGCCACCTTGCCCGCTGCCTGCTGGCACATGACAGAGtccccctgctcctgcagcttctcatagcgctgcaggagctgctccaccTGCGTGCCGGTGTCCTTGCTGCAGATGGGGTGCGCTGCGTGCCCCTCTGCCTGCCTCAGgctctccaccaccaccctcaaCTCATCCAGCTGCAGGAAGTGGAGAAGGAACAGGCTCTGAGGTGGGATGGACGCAGCCAGCGAGCCTAGGTGCCATGGAGGCTGCATGGCCCCATCCATCCCAGCGATGTGGCTGGGAAACCCACCAGGATCACTCCACTCAGCCAGTGGCTGGTAGGACTGTGCCCCCGCACCTCACCTGTGCCTGCAGCTGGTCGGCACTCTTGTCCACCAGCTGCTCCAGCGCAGCCtggctcttctgctgctgctctcccagctcctgctttaATTCCTGCAGCAGTAACCtggacagagagacagaggcaCAGGCAGGCTTAGCCTCCATGGGGCTGCTGCAGTGTGCCCCAATGCGCCATGGTTCCAGCACCCCGAGCTCCCATGCAGCCCCATAGCATGGGAAACCCTCTCCCACCCTTTCACCCCAGTTGCAGGGTGGTCTCATACCTGACGTCCTCTTTCCCTTCAGCTCCAGGCACCTGCAGCTTTCCAAGGGCGTGCTCCAGCTGCATGATCTGGAAACGGTGGTGGGGCAGAGTCAGGGCACAACCCCCTTATCGTCCCGGCACAGGGGCTCATTGCCTGCCCCCTCCGTGCCCAACTCCTCCCTGGCATCCCCGCAGCCCCCTCGGGGCCAGCCGCTGGCTCACCTTGCCTGTCTCACCCTGCAGGTCGCTGgctgggctctgcagagaggacaGCTGGCTCTGGAGGTCGGACAGGGCACTGGTGATGTTCTTCTGACCTGGAGAGTCGTGGTCCAAGGGGACTACACATGGTTGGTGAGGAGGTCTCGCCCTCGGGGCCAGGCTGTGAGCATGGTGTTTCTCTCACCCAGAGTGCCCCCACCCCAAACAgctcccaccagccccaccaggACTCTCACCTCCCTCCGCGAAGAGCTGGTGGAGCTTTTCAAGCTCGGAGCGCTCCGCCTTGCTGGCTGCCAGATGGGCTACCTGCTCCTTCAGGGTGGCATAGAGGATGCCGAGCTGCCCGATCTCCTGAAACGCCTGCGCCTGTGTCCCTGCGATGGAGGTCTGGCTGAAAGAGGACCCTGACTCTGCCCCCAGGGTGGCGGATTGGGTGTTGGGGgaccctggctctgctccccgGGTAGGGATATGGGTGCCAGCGGAACCGGGCTGTTTCCCCAGAGTGGGGGATTGGGTTCCAGGGGATCCTGGCTGTGCCCCTAGAGTCACGGTCTGGTTGTTGGGTGACCCTAGCTCTACCCCCAGCGTGGGGGTCGAAGTGCCAGGGGaccctggctgtgtccccagggTGGGGACCTGTGTGCCAGGGGATCCTGGCTGTGTGCCTAGAGTCGAGGTCTGGGTGTTGGGTGACCCTAGCTCTACCCCCAGCGTGGGGGTCGAAGTGCCAGGGGACCCTGTCTGTGTACCCAGGGTAGGGGCCTGTGTGCCAGGGGATCCTGGCTGTGCCCCTAGAGTCGAGGTCTGGGTGTTGGGTGACCCTAGCTCTACCCCTAGCGTGGGAGTTGAAGTGCCAGAGGACCCTCTCTGTGTCCCCAGGGTAGGGGCCTGTGTGCCAGGGGATCCTGGCTGTGCCCCTAGAGTCGAGGTCTGGGTGTTGGGTGACCCTAGCTCTACCCCCAGAGTGGCAGTTGAAGTGCCAGAGGACCCTGTCTGTGTCCCCAGGGTGGGGACCTGTGTGCCAGGGGATCCTGGCTGTGCCCCTAGCGTCGGGGTCTGGGTGTTGGGTGACCCTAGCTCTGTCCACAGGGTGGGGATCGAAGTGCCAGGGGaccctggctgtgtccccaggTTGCCGGTCTGGGTGCCAGGCGCTGATCTGGTCCCGTGCTGGGTGTCCTCTTCTGTCCTGGAGCTCTTGACAGGGCCTGAATGGcccccactgccctgctgggaagaggaggcaaAGGGCAGCACGTTtagaagcagccctgcagaggtgAGGACAGAGCCCAGGTCACCCTCCCACCGTTTTCCCAGAGGGGAAATTCGAGAAGGCTCGAAGTGAAAGCCGTGTTTTGTGGGAGTTTTGGGAAGGGATTTCAGTTTAAAGTTGTTGTTTTGGGCCACTTATAATGAGAGTTGCAGTGAAAGTCACGTTTGGCGGTAACTTGTAAGGCGACTTGGGGTAAAAGCAACATATTTTGGGGTCATTTGAAGGGAAGTTTGAGAGTATTTGAGGTGAAAGACATGGTTGTGGGGAATTTAGGGCAGAGATTTGGAGTGAAAGTGCTCCTCTGGGGGATTTTGTAAGGAGACTTGTGGTAGAAGTTGCGTTTTGGGGGATTTGGAAGGTGATTTGTGGTAAACCAGTCCTATTTTGGAGGAGTTGAAGAAGATTTGAGGTGGAAGTCGTGGTCTTGTGGAGTTTGAGAAGGGAACTGGGGTGTAAGGTGGTCTTTTGGGGGCATTTGAAAGGAGACGCGTGGTCATAAGTTACGTTTGGGGGTAGTTTTTGAGGGGACTTGGGGTAAAACCAATCCTATTTGGAGGGAGTTTGAGTGGCAATTTGAGACTATTTGAGGGGAAAGAcgtggtttgggggtgtttggggaagGGATTTGTGTGAAAGTCATCTTTTGGGGGGAGTTGTGAGGAGATCTGAGATGAAAGTTGCTTTCTGGTGGATGTAGCGAGGGGGTTTGGGGTAAAAACCCACA is part of the Cuculus canorus isolate bCucCan1 chromosome 2, bCucCan1.pri, whole genome shotgun sequence genome and harbors:
- the LOC128851470 gene encoding glutamine-rich protein 2-like encodes the protein MEAKPACASVSLSRLLLQELKQELGEQQQKSQAALEQLVDKSADQLQAQLDELRVVVESLRQAEGHAAHPICSKDTGTQVEQLLQRYEKLQEQGDSVMCQQAAGKVARQQHEKSQKATKSTAGSQVSRSQFEASMEQLMEIRKKIQSQGMAQEQGLQQVQQQLREVMDSKVRADSSPLPNAGTFGPGRLRQPPSEGLPSRLSPGDHHVPRRGSTLRWSTCPQLDRPELAPVQSQLEHCNNTLKQLKDIVPQTGTADGAAGMKYPQAHSPYLSCDQPLAVTAPGPEPSAECRFLSKARSSGGLHITTYPLQQYPFLQPKPPSTLPPSQQEVTARVGKDGCVSRGWRKRR